Part of the Balaenoptera musculus isolate JJ_BM4_2016_0621 unplaced genomic scaffold, mBalMus1.pri.v3 scaffold_89_arrow_ctg1, whole genome shotgun sequence genome, TCAAAGTGGAAGATGAAGCAGCAAATGCTggtgtagaagctgcagcaagttttccagaagatctagctaagacactaaacaacagattttcaatgtagacataGCTGTCTTATATTGAAAGAAGATGCcctctaggactttcatagctaaagaggagaagttaatgcctggcttcaaagattcaaaggacagactgactctcttgttaggggctaatgcagctggtgactttaagttgaagccaatgctcatttactaTTCAGAAGACAAAGatccctttcaaaatattactgctcattggacaggaataaagaggcagacatagagaatggacttgaggacacagggagggggaagggtaagctgggacaaagtgagagagtggcatagacttatatatacaaccaaatgtaaaatagatagctagtgggaagcagccgcatagcacagggagatcagctcagtgctttgtgatcaccaggaagggtgggatagggagggtgggaaggagacacaagagggaggagatatggggatatatgtatatgtatagctgattcactttgttataaagcagaaactaacacaccattgtaaagcaattatactccaataaagatgttaaaaaaaatactactgctcattgacaatgcacctggtcacccagagctctgatggagatatacaataagattaatgttgttttcatgtcaGCGAACACAACATCTATTCTGCAGCGCATGGATCAAAGAATAATGTTGACactcaagtcttattatttaagaaatacatttcataaggctatagctgccatagatagtgattcctctgatatCTGGGCAAAGCAAATTGAAAACctcctggaaaggattcaccattctagatgcaaGTTAAGTACATTCATAATTCATGGAAAGAGGTCAAAACATCAAcgttaacaggagtttggaagaagtttaTTCCAATCCTCATGGATGATTTTGAGTAGTTCAAggcttcagtggaggaagtaactgcagatgtggtggaaatagcaagagaactagaattagaagtggagcctgaagatgtgactgaattggtACACTCTCATAATAAAACTTAAAtgaatgaggagttgcttcttatggatgagcaaagaaagttgTTTCTGGTGATGGTATCTACTCCTGGTGAAAatgctgtgaagactgttgaaatgacaacaaaggatttaaaatattacataaacttaattgataaagGAGCAGCAGGTTTAAGAGGAttaactccaattttgaaagaagttctactgtgggtaaaatgctatcaaatagcattgcatgctacagagaaatctttTGTGAAAAGAATCAATGGATGCAGcgacttcactgttgtcttattttaagaaattgccacaccACCCCAACCTTCACcagccaccaccctgatcagtcagcagccatcaacattgaGGCAAgatcctccaccagcaaaaagattgtGACTTGTAAAAGATCAGATAATGGTTAAtactttttaacaataaagtatttttaattaaggtatgttaTATACCTtggatttttaaacataatgctattgcacacacATTATACTAtagtataatgtaaacataatgTTTACATGCattgagaaaccaaaaaatttgtgtgacttccTATATtgaaatattcactttattgtggtggtctgaaactgaacccacaatatctctgaggtatgacTATTTTGCATTTGATGGTGTTCTCCTTATCATTTTCAGACTTATAGACACATATTTATAGGATCAGTAATCTGGGTGTTTTGAAGGGATAAATAAAGCTGCCCTAGGAGATTTTAAGTCACCAGAACTGCAGTCTTCAGAGGCTTGTATAAGACCACTTGTTTCATTTTGGAGGATTTCTTTGGATTGGAGCAGGGCAGTTGAAAccacttatttattcatataaCAAATACTCATTGAGTACCTATTCTGAGTAAGGCACATGAGATAAAAGTCTTTTCTTGAATGGGTTTGTAGTCTAGTGGGCAGACATACAAAGTAAACATTATATCTTAGTGTAGTGAGGCTCATTGAATCCATAATGCTAGGGAGTGATTTAAACATCAGAATCATAGTTCTAGAGAAGGAAGGATACTGGAAATTCTTTGTCTCTTCAGATTGCTTTGTAGGGCTGTGAGCAAGAATTCCATTAAAGTATATAACCAAAGAGCTTGAGTTAACTGTTCTGAATTTGTGTGCCTGGTGGGTGGTCTTCTCCCACCTGTCAATTGCTCTTCTAAACAAAAATAACTTGGCACATCTTGGTCTGGGGAATTACTTGGGAAGCATTATTTGTGGAACATAATGACATGACATTTACACATACTCACCTTCTGACTTTCACTGTGTAGgttgtatatatgtgtgaatatgtACACACCACTATGTAATTCTAAAGAGTTTAGAAATACCTTTTAGTAtatgtagttttcttgcttccttGAAATTGCTTCCTTGGAATTACTTTCTTATAATATAGTACTGGCGAGTTATCCCATCTCAAAAGCCTTTGGCCTGGGAAACATGGGGAATTGAAGGATCCACACATATTCTGCCCAATCAGCTATTAAATGGTATGAGGACTAGGTTTTTCTTTCCCTGCCTTGGAAAGTAATGTAATGTGGAGGCAGCCCGAATTGCTGCCTTGCACCTCTCTTCCCTGCTTTCCTACATTTCCAGAAGAATTAATGGCCTTTTTTACCCATGATGATATGAGGCTTTCTCTTCTCACCAGTATAGAGTGGAGGAGTGAGAATGAGGAGTCTAGACTTCCCTGGTTTATATTGCTATCTTGTAAGTAGGATACAGgaataaaagacatacagatattttcatttaatcttgaTAAGAGCCCTGTGACTTGAAGTAGGTGAAATTATGGatactttcttttctatctttcatattttccacatGAGCATGCagtacttttataatcagaaagacTGCAAATATATACCACaaaaaccttttaattttttctgtctaCAAAATTGGAGCCACAATTTTGTTCCAGTATCCTGCTTTCTCACACATTGTTCTTATCTCATATGTAGCtctccatgtcattaaatattctttgaaaaaatggtTTATACTAGCTCAATAAATCCATATATGAGAgtaaactaattttatttatcgTCATAGACCTTTTAGGATAAATAACGGAAGATCTATACAAAGGAACATTATGGAACCATTAAAAACCATGTTTTCAGAGTATTTAATAACTTTGGAAGATACTAATgatatgaatttaaaaagaagttataaaGATGTGAAACGCTAccaattttgtaaaatacaagcatagatttattgagatatcagaactgttaacattttgctgtatATCTAGGTGTTAAGATTAAGGTTAGTTTCggtttttatttcactgaatttCAGAAAATCTCCACAGTGTCAGTACATTTACTttacattcagaaaaatataCGTATTAAAAAAGCATTACTGTGAGTGaccagatagaaaataaaaaggaaagtttgGATCAGGATGGTGGACTGTACACGGCATTTACTTATCCGGTCTCGTAATccttaaactgaaaaaaaattttttttgtatgtacaaactctgtgtatgtatgtgttgaatattaaaaaaaaaaaaaaggctttgtgaGGAATTCCTGGAAGATAGAAAGCAGATGGAGAAGCTGCTGAGGAGGCTGGCGGGCGACAGACGGCCAGAGAGGAGTAAGGGAGCCGGCCAGTCTGGCTTGGGTTTGAGAGAAGCGGTCGGGGGGCGCGTGAGGAAATGAAGGAGTGAGCGCCTGTGACTGTGTGGACAGAACGCAGTGTGCGCAGTAACCCGCCCAGCCGCTGCTGGCTGAGCGGAAGGCGGAAtggtgggggcggggccgaggcTCAGGCGGGCTCTGAGGGGTCGGGTTCCCGAAGCGGCAAAAACCCTGGCGCCAGAGCTAGGCCGAGCAGAGCAACATTGCTAAGCCGAGGCCGCGCGGACTTCTCAGAGACCCGCCGCCGCCCGCGACTTTGGCGCTGCAACCATCGCTCTTATCCCTTTCCCGTCCTCTCCTTCTCCGTCGCCGTTCCGCAGCCGCAGCACCATCGATAACAGCTAAGTGGTCAATTCGGGAGACTTAGGGTTGGGAGTCGGGGCGGGCGCAAGGCGCAGGCAGCACACGCAAGCCCGCCATCTCCTGCGGCAACTGCCACTGCTGCAGATACCTCTGCCGGGCGGGAGAGAAGAATACTGTCAAGAGGCCCCCGCTGTCCTAGTGTCCACGGTCAGAGTTAAGAGCGTTTCTGCCGAGCCTTGGTGAGAGCcttgcctttggggaagggagaaggagaacgTGCAGGACAGGATCTCTCTGTTTTCGGAGATCACAAAAAAAAGATCTCATACTGGATAGTGCTGACTTTTTGTCAGCTTAATCTAGTAAGTGGTAGCGTTGCTGAGCCTCCTTAAACCCCGAGCCATGTCGCCCCCAACAGTGCCTCCGATGGGCGTAGATGGTGTGTCCGCATACCTGATGAAGAAAAGGCACACCCACAGGAAACAGCGGCGCAAGCCCACTTTCCTCACCCGTAGGAACATTGTGGGCTGCCGCATTCAACACGGCTGGAAGGAAGGCAACGAGCCCGTGGAGCAGTGGAAGGGCACCGTGCTTGAGCAGGTTTCCGTGAAGCCCACTCTCTATATCATCAAATATGATGGCAAAGATAGTGTGTATGGACTAGAACTGCACCGAGATAAGAGAGTTTTAGCGCTAGAGATCCTTCCTGAGAGAGTGCCAACTCCTCGCATTGATTCGCGCCTGGCAGATTCCCTGATTGGCAAGGCAGTGGGTCATGTGTTTGAGGGTGAGCACGGTACGAAAGATGAATGGAAGGGTATGGTCCTGGCGCGAGCCCCCgtgatggacacttggttttACATCACCTACGAGAAAGATCCAGTCCTTTATATGTACACGCTGCTGGATGACTACAAAGATGGTGACCTGCGCATCATTCCAGATTCCAACTACTATTTCCCTACAGCAGAACGGGAGCCTGGAGAAGTTGTCGACAGCCTTGTGGGCAAGCAGGTGGAGCACGCCAAAGATGATGGGTCCAAGAGAACCGGCATTTTCATCCATCAAGTGGTGGCCAAGCCATCTGTCTACTTCATTAAGTTTGATGATGATATTCACATTTATGTCTATGGTTTGGTGAAAACCCCCTAAATTCATTGTGCTATTGCAAAAGTTGTGGaactattaaatgtaaaatatgtcgTGTGAACTTTTGAGAACAGTTTTGAAGTCAGAGATTAAAGAATTTATTATTACTTACGGTGCCTCCAAATCTTACATTGACTAGTTCCACTGTTTTGCCCGAAGTATACTTTGGTACTTTTGATATTGCCTTGTTCtgtaatcaaaattttaaatcgGGTGCTAATAGAAAATTGAAAAGTGTTTGTAAAATTTGGAACAATGGAAAactagataaagaaaaataaatggtgtACACACACTATATCCTCCACCACccccccatttctttctttgccttaccaatttttttctccccaggtaACAAGTGTTAAGAACATAATGTATATCCTTCCATGTTTTCCCCATCCTCTTAAAGAAAGTGTGTTGTAGTCCTTTCTACAGAAACAGCAAGCCCCATTATTTCTCTGTAATTGCTTTTCTCCCTTGACATATCCTTCTGATCAGTAGCTAcagatatctctctctctcccccatgccTCCCTCTCCATATGGTATAAGATAGATGTccaactatatattttattcacattGGATACCTGATTGTACCatcacatttattaaataaatcacccatttcccctctccctctatttctccttgtcttcctctcttctcctaaCAACTGCATACACAGTACATATTTATGTACCAAAATGGTACCATTTATGTACCATTCTATTATTGATGGTctttaagttttctcttttttttccaccaTAGCACTGCTACAATACATACTGgtgcttttatttctataggGTAGCTTCCCAGAAATGGGACTGTTAGGTAggtgtttatttaattttaagagatATTACAAAATTACCATCTAAAATGAAAGTGCTCATTTTCCAGCATCCTCTCCAGCACTCTTTAATGTTTGTAAATCTGAACAGTGAAAAATTACATAGTATTGTTTCTTTAATTGACAAACTcagtgagtttttttgttttttaccattcGGACTTTTTTTGTGATTTGCCAGTGCTTATCCTTTGCTCATTTATGTATTGAATCTTTGATCTTTTCCTTATAAATCTGTAGGAATTCTAACTATATTTACTATGTGGTGTGTACTAATCAGTTGTAGCCCATATGTGTTatgattttctccattctatcATTAATCTTGACTTTATTGATATCTTCTTTTTTACtttacagcttaaaaaaaattagatagattcctctcttctttttagctttttggtttcttgtttttttcagttgaatGCCCCCACTGCTAGTCATACAAATATTTACctacattttttcttaaaatgtttattaattttaagcTTTAACTGATCCatcaggaatttatttttgtatatggaggtAGAGGTCCAAATATACATTTTGTTCATATTGGATACCTGATTATGCtatcacatttattaaataaatcaccCATTTTCAAGTTCCTGAGCCAgtatcacattgttttaattgTACTGGCTTGATCATAAACTTTGGACTCTGGTAAAGCAAGTCCCCtctcattagttttttttttttttttttttttgtcttttcttcttttatataatttgtttttcattctttcatgtaaAAATTGGAAGCATCCTTTCcacgtttaaaaaaattgtgatgcCTTAGAATCGTATTACATTTCTGCATTTCTGTTTagaaggttatttttaaaataatattaa contains:
- the SPIN4 gene encoding spindlin-4, whose amino-acid sequence is MSPPTVPPMGVDGVSAYLMKKRHTHRKQRRKPTFLTRRNIVGCRIQHGWKEGNEPVEQWKGTVLEQVSVKPTLYIIKYDGKDSVYGLELHRDKRVLALEILPERVPTPRIDSRLADSLIGKAVGHVFEGEHGTKDEWKGMVLARAPVMDTWFYITYEKDPVLYMYTLLDDYKDGDLRIIPDSNYYFPTAEREPGEVVDSLVGKQVEHAKDDGSKRTGIFIHQVVAKPSVYFIKFDDDIHIYVYGLVKTP